Genomic DNA from Osmia lignaria lignaria isolate PbOS001 chromosome 6, iyOsmLign1, whole genome shotgun sequence:
tatTGTAATTAATGCTTTTCTATTAAAAGATTTAGAATTAATGTTTATCTGCCTTAGATAGAAGTATATAGTGTgtgttatataaaagaaaataattttccttctACTGATAAATTAGTTCATTTTCAATCAATTCATTAACTATCACAGGGAACATGATAAAGTGCAGAATACCCGTAACCTTAATGATAACAGAAACCTGTTTCGAAATTTTCTCTATCGATACTATTTATTAAATCTATGCACCTAGCAAGACAAGTTGCATTTTTGAGTTTCTTGATGCGAAACTTCAAGGTTTATCAACCTTTTCAAGTTATCAGTCAGACCGAAACCACAAGGTACCATCAATTTCAATCGTGCTACAGGGATCGATAAGAGCTCCCACGATACCGTGTGCAATTTCCACTACCAATTTATCATTCGTATCgataataatttttcgaatacATTTTCATGTACAGTctgttatattttatcaaattgaaTAAAGTCTATGCCACTGTCTCAGAGATCCACCATCTGGAGGTTAAATTTGTCAATAAAATTCCACAAATTATGGCTAAAgttctttttgaaaaattagctccaaatatgaatatttacaaCGTGTTTAGTGGTTAATTCTaagctttctttcttcctttttggaAAACATTTGAGGTAATCAAATTTTAACAGGAATTTTTGATATttacgtttattttattttatttatttatttaaaaggaCATTTTTTTGGAGTAAAATGATAATGATTAATAAGAGAAGATTTTAAAGAGACTGTACGCTGTATCTAGTGACGGAAACGCTTGGTTCAAGAGAAACGGACGGATATTAGGCCCCAATAACCCGATTCTCGTCACTTTATTCTCATCGTGCGTAGTCGGACACGTCGTTTTTCAGTGTTCTCCGGATCCCTCAGAAGCATACCAATTACTTATATCGCGCCGACTTGAGCGACTTCCTGAATTGCAGCAGCAAATCTTTGCTGAAACCGTTGCACAAGTCTGCAGTCTGAAATAAACGACTATTTTCTAGATACTAAACTACACAGGATGCTGTGAAATTCGTGATAGAAAAACTGAAGTAAACGGAAATTACCATTTACTTTTGTACATAAACGATTGAACATTAAATATTTCCTAATGGACGATTCTGAGTCATAAAGCGGTCGATCCGCTATTGATTCAAATTAGAAACCAGCCatcttgtattaaaaatattaatgaaatgtttatgtgattattttcatcaaattttaagctttaaattgatatatcttaagtggtattttataataattttatgtcatgaaatcctgTTAGACTTTGAGGTGCAACGACCTGATAATAAGTCCACCAGTTATtccagaaataaaattttttaattttttgcaatTTGTCCATTTGgatatttgataaattttttagCAATTGAATTATTAGCACAGGGATAATTATTCCCAATATGTCATTTCTGTAAAGAAGTCAATGGGGTGCTTGGTATCTTTCTGCAATTAGCTAGTTCAGATGtgatgcaatttttatttttcaaagataaaATATCTACAAATTGGATGAATTTCCTCTTTTTGGCTACTTGTTTCGAATGTGGACCAGACAAGAGTCCTTCACCTTTAACCCTTAACCATGTTAACTACCTTTCGCTTTCCATTTCGACTTCTCTTTCGTCAGCGATGAAATTCGCATTCCTTCGTTTCCAGATCGCTAGATAAGTGAGAGAACGCTTTATTTCGCACGGTAATTACGTGTCAGAGGCAGTGGCTGCTTCGTGTCGCCGATTCGAATGTTTTGAAAACATGATTTACTAGGTAAGAATGCATATTTGTTATCTAAGATATATGGATGTTGCAAGAAGGCAGTGGCGGTGTGAAAGTTGACTTTTCTGTGTGCATATCGTGGATTAAAAAAATAGAGGAGATTGTGAACTGTGATTAATAGAAACGACTGGCAAGTTGTCGAGAAAGATTTCGAGTGCATTTTTATTCTAACAATAGAGAGCATGTACAAATTTTAGCTAATTAACTGTTCACGGTTAATTATTGTTATGGAGGATGACTTGAAGTTGTTAAAGTTTAAGATTTCTGGCGACTAATTGTAATTAATgggatattaattaataatatatgattcattttgaaaatgaatttattaaactAATATCAATTAATATTGATCTTTGATTTGGATTTGTACtatatatttctcgaaaaccaTTATTTAATCTTCTAATCAAAGAATTGAAGAATATAAGTCTATTGACTAATtactgttaaatattataaaaattaaaagcaaCGTAATTAATGAAGTTTCGTATAGAAATCGTGGAAACAGCTGTGAATCGTGGAATTTCACAAATATGAGATTCTTCTGTGACTTTTCTTAACTCTGTTATATATTATCCATTTCTATGCGATGTCTAATTAAGAGGATAAAAAGGAGTTATCAAAGGATTCGATCCAATTAAAAAGTCATTAGGATTGTGTATATGTATTCTATTGTTTGGTTGACTACTTGCtttctatttattaaaaagatgatataataaataaaaataatctatcacctgtaaaatattaataaataaaatgttttaattattacattgtCACTTAAGTGTTCCTATTTTAATTGGATATAAAACAAATTTAAGACTGGGTCATGAATGATCCAGCATCCACCCCTAGAGGCTAAATTAAAAGAGCATAAATATTTTGATGACTCACTATATGTTACGAAAGTACATGTCGAAATCGTGTTCTGGAGGGAACGTATTATACTACAATTACCTCTTCTTGTATAAGAAGAGCACAACCGCAGGAAAGGGATTAAACCGTAAGGAGAAAGAAATTGCACTTTCGAATGCAATAAACTGCCAAGTAATTTCGTGTGCAAGACTTGTGTTGAAGAGTGTCGGTATGCAACATACAgagggtgatcaaattattacaaacaaatggaaaaatgacatattttatattttcaacatcATCAGaagttaaccctttcattactaAGAATAATTATAGTTATCCAACGTGAAACGTTTATCTGCTTTAAAATACATAATAggcatgaaatagaaaattaaaaatgacaaaagCAAATATACTTTTAAAGAGAGATATTTTAttgcaaagaaaattattttatttatttaatcagtgTATGtgctttgtaattaaaaatgtatcaaAGTGTATTTTTAATTCTACCCTTGATCAGATGTCAAGTGGCTGATGATTTCGAAGTGTTCATAATAacttgatcacccactgtatggAATAGGGGAACACAAAGTGTTCTGCACGCGACAACACCTGTCACGCGCTTTGCGTTTCGCGAGCATGTAAGCGATTAACATCTACCTTCGCACGTGTAATTTTCACTCTGGAAAGTTGACGTTTCACCGCCGTGGGTGATGTTCCGAGATGCAACTTTGTCGCGATTTTTCGCCTTGTCTTTAAGTTACCACGTCGTTCAAACAGTGATCGCCGGAGGCCAAATGCATTGTAAAATGCATTTTGCTTGTACAACCTCTGACAAGATACGACTCTTCTGTAATGAGATACACTATCCAGGTGTTTCAAACacatcaatttctttttattttattaaagtttCAAGGGAAAAATTCAAACTCTTGATAAAGTTGCTATGAAGATGGGATCTGTTATATGAAAAGGCTGCTTAACATGAAGATATTCCTTGAACGCAGTTTTATATTATCCACCAAGGAAGATAGTgtaatttatacaattaattaagaattattgaataatttataaaagaaaattttatgtatATGAGAAGATAATTATGTGATTAACAAAGCTGCAATTGTTATTGGTGAAAATTGATAAGAAAGAACAGTTTGTTTATTTtcctaataatttcatttaacagAAGGTGCAATGAATATCGTAGTTATATAAATATACTCACGGAAGAGCGATTTTAATAATGAAGTTTATTACCCAATATTTCTGTGCCAGATCTTCTTATCTTCACGTAAGCAAAAGTTATAGTTTATTTCAGTTTCCATCAACATCTTGTATATACAATATGAAGCAATGTATAAGCAGATAATGAGAATTTATACAGAGTAATTTCCTTACGATTTCTTATTGTTGCAATAAGATGCTGTTCATTTATACCCGTTCACTCGCTGATTTGCTTGTTGCAGTAATGAAAAGTATAATTAACATGTTTAAAACATGTAACGAGATGTTATTGAGgcatatatttctattttaacgaGTTCCTATTCCTTGATCATTCGTAGTTGGAGTCGTATAACTGTTTCTATATATCGCTCGAAAACTATACATAATATTACAGTAATTCAGGTGTTTTGAAATAGGTGATtccgtttgaaaaatatataatttgaaaaattaaagtcGGATtgcagaaatgaaataaattagaaaCTCGGGTAGCAATTTAGTTTTGGAAagcaaaattttatgaaaaaaatttccttttcatttttttcccccCACAGAATTGGCCCTTTGAAGGTTTAATGACCCCAGCTACTATCCGAGATTAAACTcggttttattaaaaacaaattatgtgaaaatttaattttgaaatttgtttgaTTGTAACAGTGTGGCAGCGGCGGAGGGTCGACGGAGGGGGTGGTCGGGAGCGTGAGTGGTAGCGGCAGCGGTGGTAACAGCAGCAGCGGCGGTGGCATGGATTGCATGCCCATACGGCCGGGTCCTTTTCATTACTTGATAAGCGAGCAGGCTAAGTCGTTGGTGGCCCTGCAGGAGCTGCAGAATGAGGTCGGCGCCCTTCTCGAGTTTCGGGACCTCGTCATCGAGACGTTCCCAAACCTCCGGCACAAGATGGCCGCGACGGCGTCCGCGGGAGCGTCCGTGATGTCCTCCTCCTGCGCTCAGAATTCCCACATCCCGTTGCCGCTGTCCAGTCCTTCATCCAGAAGGATCAACGAATGGGAGCCGGGTAAAGTACGGAGAAGAGTTCCTCGAGAGGGTGGCGAGTCTTCGTCGTCCTCGTTGCCCAGAAGTCGTAGCAATTCGCACAGCGGCGGAACGAAGAACAACTGTAGCGCCACTGTTCAGGATTCCGGCTTCAGCACCGAGACGTCGTCCAAGGATAGCGCCTCGACGGCCATAGCACCTAGACCGAACAGTCCGAGGCCGACCGTGCTGGACGAGGCTGAGGACGAGTTATGGAATCTCCTGGACGTGATCCATCGCAAGGGAATTAGGCTTAGAGAGGAGGTGGAGTGTCTTCAGGGTCGATTAGAGAGCGTGGCAACCGAGGATCTTGGCTCCACGGATATCTTGGACGCGGTGAGGAAAATCACCTGTCTGGACGACGATAGAACGGCGACGGTGCCCACGGAGGATATCAACAAGGATGAGAAGGATAGAGATTCGCAGGTGATAACGCTCAGAAGGGAGAAGGAACAACTGCTGGACAAGGTGGCCGAACTCGAGGCTGAAACTATATCGAGTCGGGCTAGGGCGCAGGAACTGCAGTCAGAGTTAGCCGCTTTGTCCGCGTTGAAGACTGGTCTGGAGGATCGACTGAGGGCTGGACTGAACGATACTTCCTCGGACATCCTCGTGCCGGGCGCACAAAGACTGCAACCAATCGCGCCCGTTGTTTCCTCGCCGAAGAACAACAGTGTTAGCAATATTAAGAGTAAGTCATCGGCTTTCGCGTCGGTCGCGACGTCCGCGAAGGCTCACAAGAGCCGTTTCCGCACGAGGACCATCGAGAAGAACGTCCTGCTCGACGTCACCGCGCATAACGAAGAGCTGAGGGACATCGACGTCGAGGCGAGCGTGAACGAGAGGAGGGCACGTTTGGGAGCGTTGGATTCCGTCCTTGTGTCGCCGACCAGGGTGGCGAACGTCAAGGACGTCGACTCGAAGAAGATCGCTGCCATTCTTCGGGAACGCTCACCTCTCGAACTGCAGCGGCATTTGATCACCACTACCGTCCATAATCAAGTATGTATACGAAAACTATGAATTGATCGAATATATTAGTGaaggattaaaataaattacagaCGTCTTGAAAAATTAACGAAAGTTGTTACGAATGATCTACTGGTAAATTGCAGGTCCTACAGAAAAGGTTAGATGAAGTAGAAAAAAGCACAGAAACTCTGTCGGAACGATTAGACAAGGCACGCGAGGAGAACGACGATCTACGTTTCCAGGTAATGCATTAAAATTTTAGGATCCTTTTAAGAATAATTGTCAAGGACACGATGCAAATGATACAACGCGTATTTTTAGCTCGAAGAAAGGAACATCGAGCTGGAGGGTACTCGAGCACGCGTGCGCGTGTTAGAGAGACTTCAGCAGCGGCCGCCAACGGAAGGAGATCCGGAGGTGGACGCGGATCAGCCAAGATGCGAGCAAAGCGGTCTCGAGCCTGGAAGTAGCACGGAATCGGCTCGCGATCATCATCAAGCGGTCGAGGTGAAACCATCACCCCGACGGCGTCCTAGTCGCATACCTTTGCTGGGTGCCAGTTCGAAAACAACGGCGCCCAGACCGCCAAGCCACGGAAGGAACGACAGCAAAGAATCATTGAAGTCGTTAACGAGACCTCCGCGTGATTCTAGTCGCGACAGTCACGGTGGAAAGTCCCTGTCGAAGGCACGCGACTCGAATCGTGACTCTCTCGGCAACAAGAGCTTGACGAAGAAcagcaacaacaataataacaacaacaacggtAGCAGTAACGGGAACAACAACGGGAACGGAAACAGCAAGGAGACGAACAGGGAGTCCCTGAACAGGTCCCTGCCGCGTAACAATTCCAGCCGAGACTCCTTAAATAAATCCTCCTCGCTGTCCCGAGCCCGAGACTCGCTGGAGTCTAACAACCTCGGCACGTCCTCATCCCCGGGGACGACTCCTCCTCGACGACCGCCCGCTCCTGCACGCCGTTCCCACAGCTTGGCCCGCGCGGCAACGTCCGTTGATACCGAGAACGGCAAGGTACGATCCGTAAAGCTATACTGGCTAAACTGGCTGAAGTCACCGTTGTCCAATGGCCAGATCTAGTAGAGAGTCCATCGTATCCTCTTCACCAGGACGGTCGACTAGTCGCTGTTTAGGGATATCTGCTGCTTCTAACCGCGCCCTCGTACGAAGTCATGCCTCAAGGACCTCTTTTTAATATCCTCCAGTTTCGACACGTAAACGTACGCGGATCGATCGAACTGTCCCCTGCTAGTGCCTACCATCGTTCCTACCATCGCCAACGTCACCGGGTACAACTTTTCGATCCAGCTAAGCTAAGCGTACGACTTGTAATTCGCCGTGTCACGCTGTTCACGATCGTTCTTTTTTGAATCACACTCTATCTTTCGTCGTTCTCTTTGTGCGGTTCCTGTTTCCATCTTCAGTAGCTTTATTACCGAGATGGATAACACACACTGTCGATCGTAGCGTAAACTGTgtctggattttttttttttttttttttaaatttaattttcttgagaTCGTTCGCGATCTAACACACTCTTCCCTACGACACGATCATTTCTGATACAGAGTTACTGAAAACTCTGACGCACACAGAGACCTCTCGACCGACGCTTGTCTTAAAAAATACGACCAATCGCCCGACGATCCACTACCGAAAATCTGTCTGATCTGGAGCGCAGGCGAGCGTGCGTTCGAGCCCGTCCCCGGCGGTCCAATAAAGAAAATGGCCCCTTCTCGCGTGCCGCCGGTTTTTCTCGTAAGTTATGCTTCTTTTATTATCATTTGCTTCGATGCTTCTTCCTGGATGTGGTGAGCTATGAGcctgtttcttattttatttttctttctttatcctgATCTTCCTGTTTCTCGTCAGTAGTACACACGTCAGTAGTCGTTCCTCCCCTTTTTTTATATTCTCTATCACTTGGAGTTTGGCATGCGCACGCACCCGTAGTGAGCCTCCCTGTAATATCCATTTCAATTGACGGAAATGTTcccttgtttctttcttttaatacaCGAGTAGATACATCACTGGTCCGCGATTTTTAACGCATTTTATCATATAGAGGGGTATTTTCTAGGTTTCTGATAAACGATTGAATACTACTTCTTATACTATGCtatgaataattttgttttcCTGCACAATGTCGATCTCAGTTCAATTATTTTAGTAGTTTATTTGCAAAGAATGCATGCGGATGGTACACAGAGTTACGTCGAATTTTGTGAaagtataaatgaaagaaattgaacattttttgAGATGAATCGCAAAATTCGACGAATGATCTAGTCAGAAAGCGAACATAGGGGAATACTTTTTTTACTTATCCGTCCGTTTCCTTCACTATCCATTCCTGAAACGCGTCGTTATCGTCGTCGCGAATTCAATGAACAGAGAAACGAAGAGTACCGTTTAAAAAGCGCACTTCGTCCGGTATAATGTTAATTTTCACATTCGTGTTAGAGGAGATCACTTTGTTTTCTTGAATATCCATTAATCTTCTAGTTTTGTTTGCTCTTTTTTCATTTGCTGAAGTTTGATCTTATTTGCTAGCGTTGCTTGTATGCGGACATAGCCTCGAGAGCCATGACGTGGCTCGGATTCGCACTTATAATGATTGATGTTAAGGAAAATGAATCGACCACACGCTTACCTGCTTGGCCTTGCGGTTCATTGTCCATCTCACGTCCAGTGCTACGTGATActattatacaaattaaatgccactttgaatttttctttttaatacgcTCCCTCGGAGTGTAATTGATGTTTGCAGTGACGATCAGAAGTTCAGTCGTTTTCTTCTATTGAACGGATATACAGGATGAATCACTTAACTTGATCACCTTAATTATCTTTGCTATTCGTACCAAAGTTAGCTGGCATCGAAAGGGTCATAACACagcagtaataattaattttctaaatggaAGATTTTGGGAGATTTTAAGGTcaacttaaaatattttttaattacctatAATTAGGTATTCTATTAGTGCCATTATTAGGAATTACACCAGACACCATCAGGAATTCAGACGATGcccaaaatttaaaataataacgtgttataatttttattgattGATTTTTTTTCTATCGTAATTAACGTCAGAAGTAATTGACCGTGACTGCAAAGATTCGCAATTAGAATTAACTCAAACAAATAAAACGTACCCTACACAAATTAGTAGCACATTCGACAATCATTATCATAAAAAAGTATCAGAGAAAGGTATACGAGCACTGATCATTGTGGGGTTTGTGTACTATGCCTCGGAGGAATCACGTACAAGCTGCGTACAAGTCTCGAAGCTGAGTTTGTTGTATTTTCATCAGAATACAAGCAGCAAGATTCGTGAGAAATATTAACGAAAATTGATGATTTCCAGAGTTGCACCGAACCACCGAGTTCCTGGTGTTCAACGAACGGCAGCTTCCGACACAGCGACTCCTCTTTGTATCCGGACTCGTTAAACCAGGAGACGTCATCGTTGACTGGCACCACAAAAGTGGAATTCATCATCGGCTCGCCGACCAGACGATTTCGACAAAGCTCTGTCTGGCCACATCGTTATTTCGACAGCATAGATTCCGCGGCCATGTTAAACGAAAGTCTTTTGACCGATGAATTTTCGCTTCGTCGTGGCGAAGCTCTCGCCGAGTGCGATTCGCTCGAGTGTCAACCGATATCAAACGAGAGCTGAGCCACCGAGTTTAGCGTTTGCCGAATCGCGTTATGTTTAAAGAATCTTGATATGCGTTATTTTCTTGAAtggaatttggaaaattctttGTGCTCGAGCAGAGGACGGTATTGAACGATATTGTTCtctttaattacttaattatcttaattaatattctgaataaattaaACTGTTTCTGGATTTTTATGAGGAACGTGGGACGCTCAAGCTCTACTTAAAAGGTAAAAATTATTGCAAGATGTagtgaaaaattgaaacattttaacTAAGGATGATAGGATAACTTTATTCAGTAATCTATAAATTAAAACATTAGCGAATGAAGTTATTAGTGTatctaatataatttttattaatctgaCAGAGAAGGGGATATACGAGATGTAGGTAATATTTAATTCTCTTAATACAATAATTGGAAGATAGTATTCTGTAGTAATAATCAGTATTGTGGaaactaaaagaagaaaatagagtTGACTTAATTTGTACATATAACGAGAAAGATTTATAGATGTATTAAGTTTGAATGAATTGATAAACAGTTTT
This window encodes:
- the jvl gene encoding javelin-like isoform X3, with the protein product MKFPWTQVKSYSSCGSGGGSTEGVVGSVSGSGSGGNSSSGGGMDCMPIRPGPFHYLISEQAKSLVALQELQNEVGALLEFRDLVIETFPNLRHKMAATASAGASVMSSSCAQNSHIPLPLSSPSSRRINEWEPGKVRRRVPREGGESSSSSLPRSRSNSHSGGTKNNCSATVQDSGFSTETSSKDSASTAIAPRPNSPRPTVLDEAEDELWNLLDVIHRKGIRLREEVECLQGRLESVATEDLGSTDILDAVRKITCLDDDRTATVPTEDINKDEKDRDSQVITLRREKEQLLDKVAELEAETISSRARAQELQSELAALSALKTGLEDRLRAGLNDTSSDILVPGAQRLQPIAPVVSSPKNNSVSNIKSKSSAFASVATSAKAHKSRFRTRTIEKNVLLDVTAHNEELRDIDVEASVNERRARLGALDSVLVSPTRVANVKDVDSKKIAAILRERSPLELQRHLITTTVHNQVLQKRLDEVEKSTETLSERLDKAREENDDLRFQLEERNIELEGTRARVRVLERLQQRPPTEGDPEVDADQPRCEQSGLEPGSSTESARDHHQAVEVKPSPRRRPSRIPLLGASSKTTAPRPPSHGRNDSKESLKSLTRPPRDSSRDSHGGKSLSKARDSNRDSLGNKSLTKNSNNNNNNNNGSSNGNNNGNGNSKETNRESLNRSLPRNNSSRDSLNKSSSLSRARDSLESNNLGTSSSPGTTPPRRPPAPARRSHSLARAATSVDTENGKSCTEPPSSWCSTNGSFRHSDSSLYPDSLNQETSSLTGTTKVEFIIGSPTRRFRQSSVWPHRYFDSIDSAAMLNESLLTDEFSLRRGEALAECDSLECQPISNES
- the jvl gene encoding javelin-like isoform X4; this translates as MDCMPIRPGPFHYLISEQAKSLVALQELQNEVGALLEFRDLVIETFPNLRHKMAATASAGASVMSSSCAQNSHIPLPLSSPSSRRINEWEPGKVRRRVPREGGESSSSSLPRSRSNSHSGGTKNNCSATVQDSGFSTETSSKDSASTAIAPRPNSPRPTVLDEAEDELWNLLDVIHRKGIRLREEVECLQGRLESVATEDLGSTDILDAVRKITCLDDDRTATVPTEDINKDEKDRDSQVITLRREKEQLLDKVAELEAETISSRARAQELQSELAALSALKTGLEDRLRAGLNDTSSDILVPGAQRLQPIAPVVSSPKNNSVSNIKSKSSAFASVATSAKAHKSRFRTRTIEKNVLLDVTAHNEELRDIDVEASVNERRARLGALDSVLVSPTRVANVKDVDSKKIAAILRERSPLELQRHLITTTVHNQVLQKRLDEVEKSTETLSERLDKAREENDDLRFQLEERNIELEGTRARVRVLERLQQRPPTEGDPEVDADQPRCEQSGLEPGSSTESARDHHQAVEVKPSPRRRPSRIPLLGASSKTTAPRPPSHGRNDSKESLKSLTRPPRDSSRDSHGGKSLSKARDSNRDSLGNKSLTKNSNNNNNNNNGSSNGNNNGNGNSKETNRESLNRSLPRNNSSRDSLNKSSSLSRARDSLESNNLGTSSSPGTTPPRRPPAPARRSHSLARAATSVDTENGKSCTEPPSSWCSTNGSFRHSDSSLYPDSLNQETSSLTGTTKVEFIIGSPTRRFRQSSVWPHRYFDSIDSAAMLNESLLTDEFSLRRGEALAECDSLECQPISNES
- the jvl gene encoding javelin-like isoform X1 — protein: MSAISKLEPAEYMKFPWTQVKSYSSCGSGGGSTEGVVGSVSGSGSGGNSSSGGGMDCMPIRPGPFHYLISEQAKSLVALQELQNEVGALLEFRDLVIETFPNLRHKMAATASAGASVMSSSCAQNSHIPLPLSSPSSRRINEWEPGKVRRRVPREGGESSSSSLPRSRSNSHSGGTKNNCSATVQDSGFSTETSSKDSASTAIAPRPNSPRPTVLDEAEDELWNLLDVIHRKGIRLREEVECLQGRLESVATEDLGSTDILDAVRKITCLDDDRTATVPTEDINKDEKDRDSQVITLRREKEQLLDKVAELEAETISSRARAQELQSELAALSALKTGLEDRLRAGLNDTSSDILVPGAQRLQPIAPVVSSPKNNSVSNIKSKSSAFASVATSAKAHKSRFRTRTIEKNVLLDVTAHNEELRDIDVEASVNERRARLGALDSVLVSPTRVANVKDVDSKKIAAILRERSPLELQRHLITTTVHNQVLQKRLDEVEKSTETLSERLDKAREENDDLRFQLEERNIELEGTRARVRVLERLQQRPPTEGDPEVDADQPRCEQSGLEPGSSTESARDHHQAVEVKPSPRRRPSRIPLLGASSKTTAPRPPSHGRNDSKESLKSLTRPPRDSSRDSHGGKSLSKARDSNRDSLGNKSLTKNSNNNNNNNNGSSNGNNNGNGNSKETNRESLNRSLPRNNSSRDSLNKSSSLSRARDSLESNNLGTSSSPGTTPPRRPPAPARRSHSLARAATSVDTENGKSCTEPPSSWCSTNGSFRHSDSSLYPDSLNQETSSLTGTTKVEFIIGSPTRRFRQSSVWPHRYFDSIDSAAMLNESLLTDEFSLRRGEALAECDSLECQPISNES
- the jvl gene encoding javelin-like isoform X2; this translates as MSREFYVPCTSYTYQCGSGGGSTEGVVGSVSGSGSGGNSSSGGGMDCMPIRPGPFHYLISEQAKSLVALQELQNEVGALLEFRDLVIETFPNLRHKMAATASAGASVMSSSCAQNSHIPLPLSSPSSRRINEWEPGKVRRRVPREGGESSSSSLPRSRSNSHSGGTKNNCSATVQDSGFSTETSSKDSASTAIAPRPNSPRPTVLDEAEDELWNLLDVIHRKGIRLREEVECLQGRLESVATEDLGSTDILDAVRKITCLDDDRTATVPTEDINKDEKDRDSQVITLRREKEQLLDKVAELEAETISSRARAQELQSELAALSALKTGLEDRLRAGLNDTSSDILVPGAQRLQPIAPVVSSPKNNSVSNIKSKSSAFASVATSAKAHKSRFRTRTIEKNVLLDVTAHNEELRDIDVEASVNERRARLGALDSVLVSPTRVANVKDVDSKKIAAILRERSPLELQRHLITTTVHNQVLQKRLDEVEKSTETLSERLDKAREENDDLRFQLEERNIELEGTRARVRVLERLQQRPPTEGDPEVDADQPRCEQSGLEPGSSTESARDHHQAVEVKPSPRRRPSRIPLLGASSKTTAPRPPSHGRNDSKESLKSLTRPPRDSSRDSHGGKSLSKARDSNRDSLGNKSLTKNSNNNNNNNNGSSNGNNNGNGNSKETNRESLNRSLPRNNSSRDSLNKSSSLSRARDSLESNNLGTSSSPGTTPPRRPPAPARRSHSLARAATSVDTENGKSCTEPPSSWCSTNGSFRHSDSSLYPDSLNQETSSLTGTTKVEFIIGSPTRRFRQSSVWPHRYFDSIDSAAMLNESLLTDEFSLRRGEALAECDSLECQPISNES